A single Photobacterium toruni DNA region contains:
- the lptA gene encoding lipopolysaccharide transport periplasmic protein LptA, translated as MKKKLFTATLLLLLSSSVFAAPAETALPIQLSSVTQNVDVVNNTTTLTGNVDIVQGGITIKADKAVIKLNGKTKELKTIEVYGKPAHFKRVMKDGKVINGEAGYGIYTPAESMMVLKKNAKITQDGNTTRANTISYNLKAQFMKATGTKSQQVKTKLLPETK; from the coding sequence ATGAAGAAAAAGCTATTTACTGCGACGTTACTCTTACTTTTGAGTTCTTCTGTTTTTGCGGCACCAGCAGAGACGGCATTGCCAATCCAATTATCATCCGTTACCCAGAATGTTGATGTCGTAAATAATACCACCACGTTAACGGGTAACGTGGATATTGTTCAAGGTGGCATCACCATTAAAGCAGATAAAGCAGTCATTAAGTTAAATGGTAAAACCAAAGAATTAAAAACGATTGAAGTGTATGGCAAGCCAGCTCACTTTAAACGGGTAATGAAAGATGGCAAAGTCATTAATGGCGAGGCTGGATATGGTATTTATACGCCAGCAGAGAGTATGATGGTATTAAAGAAAAACGCTAAAATAACCCAAGATGGTAATACTACTCGCGCTAATACAATTAGTTATAATCTTAAAGCACAATTTATGAAGGCGACAGGTACTAAGTCTCAGCAAGTTAAAACCAAATTATTACCAGAAACGAAATAA
- a CDS encoding DUF1007 family protein, whose protein sequence is MRLNALPYFLLAIAALLPITSQAHPHSWINMKTYIEGNSTQITGFKMVWTFDAMTTAYMLDGEDMSNAKKQQTLKDIAQSVMENMKNSHYFTYFYDNDTPIKYRIPTGGELVKPRAKATLTFELPLSKPKPITKDSLKLLIFEPSYYVDMSWNNKSDIILSPELAKTCHFTLIEPNPTPEQVTFAMSIPADADPDNQLGQVFTQTVQLYCNVSSLTPSAK, encoded by the coding sequence ATGCGTTTGAATGCCTTACCCTATTTTCTATTAGCCATTGCTGCGTTATTACCCATAACCAGTCAAGCACACCCCCATTCATGGATTAATATGAAAACCTACATTGAGGGTAACAGCACGCAAATTACAGGATTTAAGATGGTATGGACATTTGATGCAATGACCACCGCTTATATGCTTGATGGCGAAGATATGTCAAATGCAAAGAAGCAGCAAACATTAAAGGATATAGCCCAATCGGTTATGGAAAATATGAAAAATTCGCATTACTTTACGTATTTTTATGATAACGACACTCCGATTAAATACCGCATTCCAACGGGTGGTGAATTAGTGAAACCTCGCGCCAAAGCCACACTAACTTTTGAACTACCATTATCAAAACCTAAACCTATTACTAAAGATTCGTTAAAATTATTAATCTTTGAACCTAGTTATTATGTTGATATGTCATGGAATAACAAAAGTGACATTATTCTATCGCCAGAATTAGCAAAAACTTGCCACTTTACATTAATAGAGCCAAATCCAACGCCAGAACAAGTAACTTTTGCAATGTCGATTCCAGCAGATGCTGATCCTGATAATCAGTTAGGGCAAGTGTTTACCCAAACAGTTCAGCTGTACTGTAATGTTAGCTCACTAACACCTTCTGCAAAATAG
- a CDS encoding nickel/cobalt transporter yields the protein MKSCCNSTPKNDKNTLTSTCSHQHQPHHSEVHNNSHSIICDHPLTDTHATPSWLTRMVVLLVFIVSGYYLWQQWPTMLMESIKWQRNINGQLSDLLYDAQQNITAAYSLAGLSFLYGIFHSLGPGHGKVIVTTYLATNPAKIKASLIMTIISAFVQAIVAITLVSILLLFFKSSMRQVNDTADQLISYSFMAMLLLGVIVIYRSLRQAWQLKMAQQHHNHGSECGCGHKHFANADEINNASSLREYIVIIFSIGIRPCTGAILVLLFANMVGLYWLGIISAILMAVGTALTTSAIALLTLSSKKIVSHYLATNERQRIMTRIIIKLLGGILLVLLSLLLLNGHSYGMSPVL from the coding sequence ATGAAATCCTGTTGTAACTCAACCCCAAAGAACGATAAAAATACGCTTACCTCTACTTGCAGCCATCAACATCAACCTCATCATTCTGAGGTTCATAATAATAGTCATAGCATAATATGTGATCATCCTCTTACTGATACTCACGCAACCCCATCATGGTTAACTCGTATGGTGGTGTTACTAGTATTTATAGTTAGTGGCTATTATTTATGGCAACAATGGCCAACAATGCTAATGGAAAGTATTAAATGGCAACGTAACATTAATGGTCAATTAAGTGATTTACTCTATGATGCTCAACAAAATATAACTGCGGCTTATTCATTAGCAGGGTTGAGCTTTCTTTACGGTATCTTTCACTCATTAGGCCCAGGTCATGGCAAGGTGATTGTTACTACTTATCTTGCAACTAACCCAGCTAAAATAAAAGCTAGCTTAATCATGACGATAATATCCGCATTTGTACAAGCAATTGTTGCTATTACGTTAGTCAGTATTTTATTACTGTTTTTTAAATCATCAATGCGACAAGTGAACGATACTGCGGATCAATTGATAAGTTATAGCTTTATGGCCATGTTATTGCTTGGCGTGATCGTTATTTACCGCAGCTTGAGACAAGCTTGGCAACTTAAAATGGCACAACAACACCATAATCATGGCAGTGAATGTGGTTGTGGACATAAGCACTTCGCAAATGCTGATGAAATCAATAATGCCTCTAGTTTACGAGAATATATTGTCATTATTTTTAGTATTGGTATTCGTCCTTGTACTGGTGCTATTTTAGTCCTGTTATTTGCTAATATGGTTGGCCTCTACTGGCTTGGCATTATCAGTGCAATACTCATGGCTGTAGGCACTGCGCTAACAACATCGGCCATTGCATTACTAACCCTATCGAGTAAAAAAATCGTCAGTCATTATTTAGCAACAAATGAACGTCAACGAATAATGACCCGTATTATTATTAAACTGCTAGGCGGTATTTTATTGGTATTATTAAGCTTATTGTTACTTAATGGTCACAGTTATGGTATGTCTCCAGTGCTATAA
- a CDS encoding lipopolysaccharide biosynthesis protein — protein MKESQAIPLVDDIDTLTRLKKAFVAGIWATLASISIGFLFKVWLAQWVAKDDLALFNSVIDIVSLSLILMTGFRSSMVVTYSQTHNDHDIINIFRFSLIVMVLITWGLVLPYIKHELHINVGYFEMVGVIFGMGLKIYFTNLIAMYRLYDVSNKVTWIEPTSNVITFVCCYYLLHFTALASLFYSVMVSSLIVAHFMYWKRRKQIATKPLTTVQLDPNMRNYVRKSFTASLEAGASILMIYAAVLLTITHFSLDELGDFQVVVRPIFTYMTMLFVFPIYRFVLPELSQSVRKGEHTQIRAIRRWVYRLAAIVSVSFFLVMLIGGKEIIGFIFPAQYKGAEIVLFHFSIFFIFMMLNAYQLAYIKAHGKFTLSLMIRLSGIVTLVVSYYLLALFTANVVAIIVALGFGYVMMFILSTIAEQQILREYRHQGISVDG, from the coding sequence ATGAAAGAATCGCAAGCCATTCCTTTAGTTGACGATATTGATACCTTAACTCGATTAAAAAAAGCATTTGTTGCAGGGATTTGGGCAACATTAGCCAGTATATCTATCGGTTTTTTATTTAAAGTTTGGTTGGCGCAGTGGGTCGCAAAAGATGATTTAGCCTTATTTAATAGTGTTATTGATATTGTGTCATTATCATTAATATTAATGACAGGTTTTCGCTCTTCAATGGTAGTTACCTATAGTCAGACGCATAATGATCATGACATTATAAATATATTTCGCTTTAGCTTAATTGTGATGGTGTTAATTACATGGGGTTTAGTTCTACCTTATATAAAGCATGAATTGCATATTAATGTTGGTTACTTTGAAATGGTAGGCGTTATTTTTGGTATGGGGCTAAAAATATACTTTACCAATTTAATCGCCATGTACCGTTTATACGATGTTTCAAATAAAGTCACATGGATTGAACCAACATCAAATGTTATTACTTTTGTATGTTGTTATTATCTTTTACACTTTACGGCATTAGCTTCTCTTTTTTATAGTGTGATGGTGTCCTCATTGATTGTGGCGCATTTCATGTATTGGAAACGCAGAAAACAAATTGCTACTAAACCGCTAACCACTGTCCAGCTTGATCCTAATATGCGTAATTATGTACGCAAAAGTTTTACTGCTTCTTTAGAGGCGGGCGCAAGTATTTTAATGATTTATGCAGCGGTTCTGCTAACGATCACGCATTTTAGTTTAGATGAACTAGGCGATTTCCAAGTGGTTGTTAGACCGATATTTACCTATATGACAATGTTGTTTGTATTTCCTATTTATCGGTTTGTATTACCAGAATTATCGCAAAGTGTACGTAAAGGTGAACATACTCAAATACGTGCTATTCGTCGTTGGGTATATCGCTTAGCAGCCATTGTGAGTGTAAGTTTTTTCTTAGTTATGCTTATTGGCGGAAAAGAAATTATTGGATTTATTTTCCCTGCGCAATATAAAGGGGCAGAGATTGTATTGTTTCATTTCTCTATCTTCTTTATTTTTATGATGCTTAATGCTTACCAATTGGCGTATATCAAAGCTCACGGTAAATTTACACTGAGTTTGATGATTCGATTAAGCGGTATTGTTACTTTGGTGGTGAGTTATTATCTACTCGCGTTATTTACGGCTAATGTAGTGGCAATTATTGTTGCGCTTGGGTTTGGCTACGTGATGATGTTTATTTTATCAACTATCGCGGAACAACAAATACTACGTGAATATCGACATCAAGGTATTAGTGTTGACGGATAG